In Candidatus Eremiobacteraceae bacterium, a single genomic region encodes these proteins:
- the murB gene encoding UDP-N-acetylmuramate dehydrogenase (catalyzes the reduction of UDP-N-acetylglucosamine enolpyruvate to form UDP-N-acetylmuramate in peptidoglycan biosynthesis) → EELRRRIDKRRATQPIEMPNSGSIFRNPPGDHAARLIEASGCKGMRHGGAQVSQKHANFIVNSGGATCADVLALIEEVRQRVFEQQAVSLELEVHVL, encoded by the coding sequence AAGAAGAACTGCGCCGGCGCATCGACAAGCGGCGCGCCACGCAGCCCATCGAGATGCCGAACTCGGGCAGCATCTTCCGCAATCCGCCGGGCGACCACGCGGCGCGGCTCATCGAAGCGTCGGGTTGCAAAGGAATGCGCCACGGGGGCGCACAGGTCTCGCAAAAACACGCCAATTTCATCGTCAACTCGGGCGGCGCGACGTGTGCCGACGTGCTTGCGCTCATCGAAGAAGTGCGACAAAGAGTTTTCGAGCAGCAGGCGGTGTCGCTCGAATTGGAAGTCCATGTGCTGTGA